The genomic stretch TTCCGATTGATATTGTTAAAGTAAAAACTATTTCTATAAATCATTGCTCAGAAACAATTCTTCAGTTTCTTTATTTTTTACTCCCCTTAAAGCAAGACATTGGCACTTTTACATATTGCTGTTGCTTCAGCATACACTTGTTCAGCAATTTTGTGCTCTTTTGATTTTACAGCGCATAAATGCAATTTTCTCATTGTCTGCACTCCTTATGATTTTTGGTAGAGATTGTTCATAAAAACACATATCAAGAAACGGGAGATTCTAACAACAATATTTTCCTATTTTTTCATAGCTTTCTTTTTTGTACCACTCGTTTTTTTGGGGACTTTCAATCCTTCTTCTCTTGCTTCGGATAAACCGATTGCAATAGCTTGTTTAGGATTTGTTACTTTCCGACCGGAGGAACTTTTCAACTTTCCTTCTTTCATTTCATGTAAGACTTCCGCTACCTTTTCCTGTGCTTTTTTTGAATACTTTGCCATAACATAAGATTTGTTTATTAAAGCAACAATTATATTGCCAAATAAAAAGCGCAATCATCATTTATAGACGATTGCGCTTTTTAATTTAATAAATAATTGTTATCCCAGCTCGGGATACAAAGGAAATTGCTCCATAAATTCGTTTACCGATTTTTTCACGGAAAGAATTACGCTTTCGTCATCTGCATTGGTAATGATTTTATCCACTGCATCGGCGATGAACTGCATATCGTTTTCCTTCATGCCGCGCGTGGTAATTGCCGCTACGCCGAAACGCACGCCCGACGTGATGAACGCCGATTTATCGTCAAACGGAACCATGTTTTTGTTCGCCGTAATTTCCGCTTTTACCAAAGCCTGTTCCGCTTTTTTACCGCTGATATTTTTGTTGCGCAAATCAATCAGCATTAAATGATTGTCCGTACCGTTGCTGATTAAGTTATAATCTTTATCCACAAATGCTTTTGCCAAGGCCTGCGAATTTTTCAAAATCTGTTTTGCATAATCGGTGTATTCGTCCGACAAAATTTCGCCGAAAGCAATTGCTTTCGCGGCTATCACGTGCTCCAACGGTCCGCCCTGAATGCCCGGAAATACAGCCAAATCGAGCAATGCGCTCATCATTCTTACATTGCCTTTATTGTCTGTAATGCCGAAAGGATTTTCAAAGTCTTTGCGCATCATAATGATGCCGCCGCGCGGTCCGCGCAACGTTTTATGTGTAGTAGAGGTTACAAAATGACAATGGTCGAAAGGGTCGTTCAGCAAACCTTTTGCAATCAATCCCGCAGGATGCGCAATGTCCGCCATTACCAACGCGCCCACTTCATCGGCAACTTTGCGAATGCGTTCATAATCCCAATCACGGCTGTATGCACTCGCGCCGCAAATGATTAATTGTGGTTTCAGTTCGCGCGCTTTTTGTTCGAGCATTTCATAATCCACCAAACCCGTTTCTTTTACCACGCCGTAATGATGTGCTTCGTACAATTTCCCGCTGTAATTTACGGGCGAGCCGTGCGTCAAATGCCCGCCCATGCTCAAGTCTAATCCGAGAATTTTATCGCCGGGCTTCAATACCGCCAAATGCACGGCAGCATTGGCTTGCGCGCCGCTATGGGGTTGCACATTCGCGTATTCAATATTAAAAATTTGCTTTAATCTATTGATGGCTAATTGTTCTGTTTGGTCAACAATTTCGCAGCCTGCATAATATCTTCTGCCGGGATAACCTTCGGCATATTTATTTGTAAGTACAGAGCCCATTGCCTGTATCACTTGCAGACTTGTAAAGTTTTCGGAAGCAATCAATTCGATACCGCTTCTTTGACGATGTAATTCCTGATTAATAAGATTGAAAATTTGCGTGTCGCGTTGCATTTGTATAAAAAATTTTGATTGGAAATTGCGCGCAAAGTTAGTCAATTTATTACACGGATTAGAACGAATTACACGAATTGTTTTGCTACTTACGACCTGCTGTCAATCTTCTGTTTTTACACAATACAAAATCTATAATATAATTCGAGTAATTGACTTCGTCAAATTTCATTTCGCTTTAATTCGTGTCATTACCTAAAACTACCATCCGTTTATTTTAAACTTTTTACATTTGACTTTTTCACTTTTGAACAAACGATGAAATGAGCCGAGAAGGAGTTTTATAACAATTAAGATGCGTTGCTTCGGCGAATTCCATCCGGCAATAAAACAATAGAAACGAACTGATGAAAGCAATCATTCCCGTTGCGGGTACAGGCGCAAAACTGCGTCCGCACACATATACACAACCAAAAGCTTTAATGCCTCTTGCAGGGAAAACTGTTCTCGACTTTATCATTGACCGATTGGCGGGTATCGGTATTGATGAATTTATTTTTATCATCGGTTATCTCGGAGAAAAAATTCAGGAACACGTTTCGCAGGTTTATCCCGAACTCAAATGCCATTATTTATATCAATCGGAACGACAAGGAACAGGACCGGCAATTGCGTTGGCGAAAGAGATTGTGGGCGATTCAGAAGTGTTCATTATGATGGGCGATACAATATGCGATTTTGATGCACACGAAGTCGTAAACAGCCCGTGTTCGATGGTGGCGATTCAAAAAGTGGATGACCCGCGCGGCTTTGGTGTAGCGGAAATCAATGAAAATTATTTCGTTACCAATCTCGTTGAAAAACCGAAAATCCCGATGAGTAATAATGCGCTTGTTGGTTTGTACAAAATAAGAGAAACGGTTTTATTATTCGATTGTCTGACGCATATTATTGATGAAAAAATTACTACCGAAGAACAATTTCAGCTAACCGATGCGTTGCAATGTATGGTCAAGAAAGGCGCGCAAATCAAGGCTTTCAAAGTAAAGCACTGGTACGATTGCGGACGAAAAGAAACGCTTTTGGAAACCAACGCGCTGCTGCTGAAAAAAATGGGTAACAATATTCATCCGACCGCCGTGGTTGAAAATTCAATCATCATTCCGCCTGTAAGCATTGGCGCGGAAAGCAAGTTAGTCAATTCCATTGTAGGACCACATTCATCCATTGGAGCAAACACAAAAATCGAGCAATCTGTAATGCGCGATTGTATCATTGGTTCGTTCTCAAATTTGTTTGAAGTAGTGTTGGACAATTCTTTAATCGGCAACGATGCGAGTGTAAAAGGCTTGAGCCGAACATTAAATATCGGCGATAATACCGAAATTGATTTTGGATAATTTTTTCAACAAAAACGATTGTTTTCCGTTTAACATTTTCTCGTTGCATTAGCTACCTTTGCAGTCTTATGGCTGAAAATTTTTACCGGAATATTTTAGAAAAGCAGCAGCGCGCAGGCGCTATTCCGCCAAACGAATATATCGCTTCGTGGGCATTGGAATTGTTACGTCTTCTATATCCTGAACAATCCAGGAAACATTACAAATCCGTTGTGGAAATCGAAGCGGCATTTGCGCAACTTGAAAAAACATTGCTTGAAATTCTGAATAACACACACGCCTGCAAAGACTGTGATAAAACGCTCTCGGCGAAAAGTTTTTTTACAACTGTTCCATCTTTATACGATTTGCTCAACAAAGATGCAGCCGCAATTTTTGCCGGCGACCCTGCAGCAAAAAGTTTGTTTGAAGTCGTTCGTACATACCCCGGGTTTTTAGCCATATCGTTTTATCGCATCGCGCACGAATTGCAAAGGCTCGAAATTCCCTTGCTGCCGCGCATTCTCACGGAATATGCGCATTCACACACAGGCATTGATATTCATCCTGGCGCAGTCATAGGCGAGCATTTTTGCATCGACCACGGAACAGGCGTTGTGATTGGCGAAACAAGTATTATCGGCAATCACGTGAAGTTATATCAAGGCGTAACTTTAGGCGCACTAAGCGTTTCCAAAGAAATGGTTGGCACAAAACGCCATCCGACGGTGGAAGATTATGTTGTAATTTATTCAAATGCTACAATACTCGGCGGCGAAACCATAATTGGTCATCATAGCATCATCGGCGGAAATGTTTGGCTTACCAAAAGCGTTCCCGCAAACTCAACCGTTTATCACAAACCATTGATAGAAGTAGTTGAAAATAAAATTACGCAATAAAAGCCTGTTTAAAATTAAAAACCATTTTAATATTGAATGAAAAGAGTAATCATCTTTAATCACATAGCAACATAGGAATTTAGCCGAAGAATAAGAAATGAAAATTTGGTTATAATTTAAACGCGCAGAAAAGCATAGTATTTTCATCTTCGATGAAAATCTATTGTGCAACTTTATATTTCGCTACGGTCATCTTTTACATATAGACTATGTACCTATGTGGTTATAATTATTAAAATTTTTAAACAGACTTTAAAATAATTTACGCACCATGTCCACCATTACGCAATTCATCGGCAATACGCCTTTGGTAGAATTGACAAAGCTGAATCCAAATCCTCAGGTAAAAATATTTGCAAAGCTCGAAGGCAACAATCCGGGCGGAAGCGTGAAAGACCGCGCGGCTTACAACATGATTCAAAGCGCCTTGGAACGCGGCGATATAAAACCGGGCATGAAGTTGATTGAAGCTACAAGCGGCAACACGGGCATTGCACTGGCAATGATGGCGCGGCTTTTCGATTTGGAAATCGAACTTGTAATGCCTGCAAATTCTACGCGCGAACGCACGCTCACAATGGAAGCGTACGGCGCAAAAGTTACATTGCTCGAAAGCATTGAAGCGTGCAGAGATTATGTCGAAGAAAAAGGCAAACAAAGCGGTTATTTTTTACTGAACCAATTTGCCAACCCCGACAATTACATGGCGCATTACAAAACCACCGGACCGGAAATCTGGCGCGACACCAATGGCGAAATCACACACTTTGTAAGCGCTATGGGAACAACGGGAACTATTATGGGAACATCTATGTTTTTAAAAGAACAGAATCAAGCAGTACAAATCGTGGGTTGCCAACCAACGGAAGGCTCGTCCATTCCGGGCATTCGCCGTTGGCCGGCAGAATATCTTCCTAAAATTTTCGACCCCGCAAAAGTTGATATAGTGGAAGATGTATCGCAGCAGGAAGCAACAGAAATCACACGCGAATTGGCAAAAACCGAAGCGTTATTTGTAGGCATGAGTACAGGCGGCGCGGCAGCAGTTGCAATACGTTTGGCTAAAAAACTTTCTTCAGGAACCATTGTGTTTATTGCCTGCGACAGAGGCGACAGATATTTGAGCAGTGAATTGTTTGGATAATATATTCCTATTTCTCAGTTTCTCCGTTCGCTCTGTGAGAAATACAATTCAACCAATTCTTCATCAACTGCAAACCATGTTCCGTCATATAAGATTCGGGATGAAACTGTACGCCGAAAGTATTGTATTCACTGTGCTTCAGCGACATTGGCACGCCGTCTTTTGTTCGTGAAGTGATAAGTAAATCATCTACAATTTTATCTTTATTCATCGCCCAGGAATGATACAAACCAACTTTAAAAGGAAAAGAAATATGGTTGAATAAAGCGCAATCATTTTCTTTAAAAACTTCTACTTGCCTGCCGTGTTGAACATTTTGCAAATTGTACAACTCACCGCCGAAACATTCTACAATCATCTGCATTCCAAGGCAAACGCCAAGAATTGATTTTGTTTGATAAAACTTTTTTATCAATTCCAAACTCGAAGGATAATCTTTCGGCAATGCTGGTCCGGGCGATAAAATGATGCCGTCAAATAAATTTATTTCATCGAAAAAAATATCGTCAAATGCACGCACAGCAATGGTTTCAGCATTTGCTTCTTCCAACAACTGAACAAGATTGTAAGTAAAAGAATCGTTATGGTCGATTATCAATATTTTTGCGCACATTCTTTTCTATGATGAATTTGAAGGCAAAGAAAACATATTTCAACAAGATGAATGAATTATGCGAAAGCAAAATTCCGTTCTTCTTTATCTGTGATTTTTTGTGTGAACATATCGAAGTAATTCCTTTGGGAAAATTATCCGGAGAAAATATATTTTACTCAAATCCTTTGTTCATCAATGTTTCAGAAGATAAAAAAGTTTTTGACAAAAAATTAGAATGGAAAAAATTCCCGATTTCAAAAGAAATTTATGCCGAGCAATTCCATAAAATCAAAACCGAAATTCAAAACGGAAACACATATTTGTTGAACCTGACCTGCGCTACAAAAGTTGAAACGAATTATTCCTTGGAAGAATTATTTCATGCAGGAAATGCCAAATATAAATTGCTGTACAAAAATCAATTCGTGCATTTTTCGCCTGAACCTTTTGTGAAAATCGTGGATGATAAAATTTACACATATCCCATGAAAGGCACGATTGACGCGAATTTACAAGATGCCGGTAAAGTAATTTTAGAAAATGAAAAAGAATTGAACGAGCAATTTACAATTGTAGATTTGCTGAGAAATGATTTAAGCATCGTTGCGAAAAATGTTCACGTCGATGATTTTCGTTACATCGAAAAAATACAAACCAATCAGAAAAATTTATTGTCCGTAAGTTCAAAAATCAGCGGAGAATTAAGAGATAATTTTAAAAATAAAATCGGGGATATTTTTGCTTCGTTGTTGCCCGCAGGTTCTATTTGCGGCGCGCCGAAAGCGAAAACCGTTGAAATAATTTTAGACACAGAAACTCACCAAAGAGCTTTGTACACGGGCGTTTGGGGAATTTTTGATGGAAAAGATTTAGATAGTTGTGTTATTATTCGCTATCTTGAAAAAACTGAAAACGGCTTTGTTTTTAAAAGCGGCGGCGGTATTACTTCGCAAAGCGATTTAGAAACCGAATACAAAGAAATGATGGATAAAGTGTATGTGCCGATTTATTGAAACCATATTATTTGAGAACAACGAAATGCCTTTGATTCATTGGCATGAACAACGTTTTGTAAAAACGCAGGAAGCTAATTTCAGTAAAATAATTTATCCGTCTTTGGAAAAAATTATTCTTCAATCAAACATTCCACAAGAAAATAACATTCGCTACAAGTGCCGTGTAGTCTATGATTCAGCGAATGTACAAGTTGAATTTTCGCCTTATCAAAAAAAGCAAATCAATAAATTAATCGTGAAAGTTGACGATGAAATTGATTACAGTTTTAAATATGAAAACAGGGAAAAACTAAATGCTTTAACCAAAGATTTAAAACCTGATGAAGAAGTATTGATTGTAAAAAATAATTTGCTTACCGATACTTCTTTTACCAATATTGCTTTGTTTGACGGAACAAATTGGTTCACGCCTGCAAAGCCTTTGCTGCAAGGCGTTCAAAGAAATGAGTTGCTTTCGCAAAAAATTATCCACGAAGCGGACATTGACATTTTCCAATTAAAAAATTATTCAAAAATCAAATTGTTCAATGCGTTGAATGATTGGGAACACGTATGGGAATTGAATTGTAACGATATTTATTTTTCCTGATTTTTGTCTTCCGCATTCGGTTCATATTTGTAAAACTGCGTTTGAAAAAGCGAAAAACATATTATCAAAATAGCAATTGCCGCAAACAAAAATATCTTGAAAGCAGCAAGCAACAGCATCAACACTACTATTGCGCCTGCATAAGCAAAATAGCGTTCTTTCGTCATTCCTTTTTCATATAAAACAGCAGTAAACAACAATAATTCTCCCACATAAATTATTGCCATTATGGATGTATTTGTCGGTGGTTGCTGACCGATTCCGAAATAAAACATCGATAAAATTTCGGGTACAGCAATGATGCAATAGCAAAGCAAATAACTCAAAAATATTTTCCAAACAGGCAACGGCAAATTTCTTCTGATAAAAAATTTACTTTCAAAAAATTCCACGTAATCCAAGGTCAGCGCTGAATGCGCAGCAATGCTGAATTGAAAAAACAATAAAAAATCACTGAACTGATAATCGTTTCTGTTCCACACGCACATCACGGAAAGAAGCAGCAACGAAAAGAATTTCACGGTTATTAAACGCATTTGTCCGTTGTTGATGCTGTACCAAAGTGGCAACAGTAACATCGATTTTTTTACAGTTGGCAACTTATCAAGAAAAGATAATTTTTGTTTTTGGGTAAAACTATTTTGAATGGTTTTGTAACAAACGAAAATATTGATTGCGTGAACGATAAGCAGGAATAACAAAACAATCATCGCCGATAAAATATATTTCAATTTTATCCCCATTGCAATAATAAAACAGGAATAAATTGTAAAGGGAATTGCCAACAAAACATACGCAAAAGCAAACCCTGCAATTTGTTGAAACATTGAATACGACTGCATTTCAGCAAGAAATATATACTCACTGCTTTTAATTCTTCTTGTAATGAAATACAAACATTTCAGATGATACAATAGAAAAACCACGATCGTTACGAGCAATTCCGTTTTGCTTCTGACAATGCTTTCGATTAATTCTCGATGAAACAAAATCGGTTTTTGCTCCATGCCGAACAGCATATAAAACACGAACAAAAAAAATCCGAGATTTCTTCTGTAATATTCAATTACAAATGCTTTCTTCAATATGTTCAGCAAGGCTTGCATTATTCAAAAACGAGTTGCTTGTTTGTAATCGAAAGTGGTTTCAATTGCAAATGCTGCGCATCAAATTCCGCATCCTGATGAGAAGTGATAATAAAGCCAATTTCTTTTTGTGCATACTGTTGGACTGTCGATAAAATGATGTTTACCGAAGCAACATCCAACGTAATCAAAGGTTCGTCAAGTAAAATCCATTCAGGCTGTCCGATAAATGCAAGTATTAATGCGAGCTTCTTTTTCATACCGCTGGAATAGGCGCTTACTTTTTTATCGAGCGCATCGCGGAGCAATATTTTTTCGCTCATTTCAAGCGCAGCGTCTTTCGTTCCATCTTTTGCTTCAACATAAAAATTTATTAAATCTGTTCCGGTCAAAAAATCGGGAAACAACACTTCGGCGGGCACATAATTAATTATTTTTCTATGCTGCATTTTCTGTTTTTTGATGTCGCAGTTTTCAATAAAAATCTCTCCGTCAAAATTATTCAGACCCGCCAAAGAATTGAGCAGCGTTGATTTTCCGCTTCCGTTTACTCCTTTCAGCCAATAAATATTTTTCTCTAATTTTAATTTGGGAATGTCAAGAACAACAGTATCGCCGAACTTCTTTTTATAATCGTTAAATTCAATCATGCCATCAAAATCATTTGTTGTTAAACTTACGCATTTCGTTTATTTCCGAAGTAAAATATTTCCCTTTTCTGTGAAAAAACCTATATTTTTGCGCGGTCAAAAATCATAACTAAATATTTCAATTTTATGCGACAAATAGCTTTTCGTGAAGCATTGCGCGAAGCAATGAGCGAGGAAATGAGGAGAGACGAGCGTGTGTTTTTAATGGGCGAAGAAGTTGCCGAATATAACGGTGCATATAAAGTAAGTCAGGGAATGCTGGCGGAGTTTGGTCCGAAACGTGTGATTGACACGCCGATTTCTGAACTTGGTTTTTCCGGCGTTGCCGTAGGTGCGGCGCAAAACGGTTTGTTGCCGATTGTTGAGTTTATGACTTGGAACTTCGCGGTGTTGGCATTAGACCAGATTTTGAATACAGCTTCCAAAATGTTGGCAATGAGCGGCGGACAAATTGGTTGCCCGATTGTGTTTCGCGGACCGAACGGAAGCGCGGGACAATTGGGCGCGCAACACTCCACAGCATTTGAAGCTTTGTATGCCAATATTCCGGGCTTGAAAGTGGTTTCGGTTTCTAACGGATATGATGCAAAAGGTTTGTTGAAACAAGCCATTCGTTACGAGCAAGACCCGATAATGTTCATGGAAAGCGAAGTGATGTACGGCGATAAATGCGAAGTTCCCGAAGAAGAATATTATATTGAATTAGGCAAAGCCGATATTAAAAAAGCAGGCAAAGACGTAACCATTGTTTCTTTCAACAAAATGATGAAAGTGGCTTTGGGTGCGGCTGCGGAACTGGAAAAAGAAGGCATCAGCGCGGAAGTGATTGATTTGCGTACAATTCGTCCATTGGATTGGCAAACGATTTTGAAGAGCGTACAAAAGACAAATCGTTTGGTAATTGTGGAAGAACAATGGCCTTTCGCATCTGTAAGTTCCGAAATTTCTTACCGTATTCAGAAAGAAGGTTTTGATTATTTAGATGCTCCTATTCGTCGCATTACGAGCGCCGATGCGCCGATGCACTACGCGCCAACTTTAATAGAAGCTTACTTGCCGAATGTTGAAAGAACAGTAAAGCTGGTAAAAGAAGTGATGTATTTGAAGAAATAAATAAATTGATGATTAATAAAAAAGCCTGTTCAAAAAAAATGAACAAGCTTTTTTATTTAACTATAAAATTAACTACGCTTCCACAATGTATGTTCCGCTGAGATAATCGTGCAAAGTTCTTCCATTGAGAAATGGAATAAAAAAACAATCGATTAAAATCAACCTTGCAAGGCTTCTTATCAAAATTTGTAAAATGTTCGGTTTTTCTTTTTTCTTACTGACGACTTTGCTGATGGTAAGCCATTTTCCCGGCGTGCGTTTGAAAATACTTTCAAATAAAAAATAATACATTACTAACGTAATAAAGAAAAAACTGTATGGCGCTAAAGGCGTGTAATGCCAATAAATGACATGAAAATTATACCATTGGGAAAATATAATACTGATGATAAAAATAAGAATTGTATCAATCAGAAAATTGAGAACACGCGTGCCGGTTCCTACTGTTTGCATAATAAATTTTTAATAAGCTCTTGCAAATATAACCCTTTGTGTGCTTGGTTTTCCGGTCAAAATACATTTGCCTTCTTCCTGTAGATTATTCAAAGGAATACAACGAATAGTCGCTTTTGTAAGTTCTTTAATTTTATCTTCTGTTTCGGAAGTTCCATCCCAATGTGCGGAAACGAAACCTGTTTTTTCGTCCAATGTTTTTACAAATTCATCCCACGAATCAACTTTCGTAATATGCGCGTCGCGAAAATCTTTTGCGCGGTTGAAAATGCTTTGCTGAATTTCTGCTAATAAATGTTCAACATAATCTGCAATGCCATCCAAAGATTGTGTTGATTTTTCGCGTG from Arachidicoccus sp. BS20 encodes the following:
- a CDS encoding aminodeoxychorismate synthase component I; protein product: MMNLKAKKTYFNKMNELCESKIPFFFICDFLCEHIEVIPLGKLSGENIFYSNPLFINVSEDKKVFDKKLEWKKFPISKEIYAEQFHKIKTEIQNGNTYLLNLTCATKVETNYSLEELFHAGNAKYKLLYKNQFVHFSPEPFVKIVDDKIYTYPMKGTIDANLQDAGKVILENEKELNEQFTIVDLLRNDLSIVAKNVHVDDFRYIEKIQTNQKNLLSVSSKISGELRDNFKNKIGDIFASLLPAGSICGAPKAKTVEIILDTETHQRALYTGVWGIFDGKDLDSCVIIRYLEKTENGFVFKSGGGITSQSDLETEYKEMMDKVYVPIY
- a CDS encoding ABC transporter ATP-binding protein, which translates into the protein MIEFNDYKKKFGDTVVLDIPKLKLEKNIYWLKGVNGSGKSTLLNSLAGLNNFDGEIFIENCDIKKQKMQHRKIINYVPAEVLFPDFLTGTDLINFYVEAKDGTKDAALEMSEKILLRDALDKKVSAYSSGMKKKLALILAFIGQPEWILLDEPLITLDVASVNIILSTVQQYAQKEIGFIITSHQDAEFDAQHLQLKPLSITNKQLVFE
- a CDS encoding sugar phosphate nucleotidyltransferase translates to MKAIIPVAGTGAKLRPHTYTQPKALMPLAGKTVLDFIIDRLAGIGIDEFIFIIGYLGEKIQEHVSQVYPELKCHYLYQSERQGTGPAIALAKEIVGDSEVFIMMGDTICDFDAHEVVNSPCSMVAIQKVDDPRGFGVAEINENYFVTNLVEKPKIPMSNNALVGLYKIRETVLLFDCLTHIIDEKITTEEQFQLTDALQCMVKKGAQIKAFKVKHWYDCGRKETLLETNALLLKKMGNNIHPTAVVENSIIIPPVSIGAESKLVNSIVGPHSSIGANTKIEQSVMRDCIIGSFSNLFEVVLDNSLIGNDASVKGLSRTLNIGDNTEIDFG
- the cysM gene encoding cysteine synthase CysM, with product MSTITQFIGNTPLVELTKLNPNPQVKIFAKLEGNNPGGSVKDRAAYNMIQSALERGDIKPGMKLIEATSGNTGIALAMMARLFDLEIELVMPANSTRERTLTMEAYGAKVTLLESIEACRDYVEEKGKQSGYFLLNQFANPDNYMAHYKTTGPEIWRDTNGEITHFVSAMGTTGTIMGTSMFLKEQNQAVQIVGCQPTEGSSIPGIRRWPAEYLPKIFDPAKVDIVEDVSQQEATEITRELAKTEALFVGMSTGGAAAVAIRLAKKLSSGTIVFIACDRGDRYLSSELFG
- a CDS encoding pyruvate dehydrogenase complex E1 component subunit beta, with product MRQIAFREALREAMSEEMRRDERVFLMGEEVAEYNGAYKVSQGMLAEFGPKRVIDTPISELGFSGVAVGAAQNGLLPIVEFMTWNFAVLALDQILNTASKMLAMSGGQIGCPIVFRGPNGSAGQLGAQHSTAFEALYANIPGLKVVSVSNGYDAKGLLKQAIRYEQDPIMFMESEVMYGDKCEVPEEEYYIELGKADIKKAGKDVTIVSFNKMMKVALGAAAELEKEGISAEVIDLRTIRPLDWQTILKSVQKTNRLVIVEEQWPFASVSSEISYRIQKEGFDYLDAPIRRITSADAPMHYAPTLIEAYLPNVERTVKLVKEVMYLKK
- a CDS encoding serine hydroxymethyltransferase — protein: MQRDTQIFNLINQELHRQRSGIELIASENFTSLQVIQAMGSVLTNKYAEGYPGRRYYAGCEIVDQTEQLAINRLKQIFNIEYANVQPHSGAQANAAVHLAVLKPGDKILGLDLSMGGHLTHGSPVNYSGKLYEAHHYGVVKETGLVDYEMLEQKARELKPQLIICGASAYSRDWDYERIRKVADEVGALVMADIAHPAGLIAKGLLNDPFDHCHFVTSTTHKTLRGPRGGIIMMRKDFENPFGITDNKGNVRMMSALLDLAVFPGIQGGPLEHVIAAKAIAFGEILSDEYTDYAKQILKNSQALAKAFVDKDYNLISNGTDNHLMLIDLRNKNISGKKAEQALVKAEITANKNMVPFDDKSAFITSGVRFGVAAITTRGMKENDMQFIADAVDKIITNADDESVILSVKKSVNEFMEQFPLYPELG
- a CDS encoding DUF6496 domain-containing protein yields the protein MAKYSKKAQEKVAEVLHEMKEGKLKSSSGRKVTNPKQAIAIGLSEAREEGLKVPKKTSGTKKKAMKK
- a CDS encoding serine O-acetyltransferase — its product is MAENFYRNILEKQQRAGAIPPNEYIASWALELLRLLYPEQSRKHYKSVVEIEAAFAQLEKTLLEILNNTHACKDCDKTLSAKSFFTTVPSLYDLLNKDAAAIFAGDPAAKSLFEVVRTYPGFLAISFYRIAHELQRLEIPLLPRILTEYAHSHTGIDIHPGAVIGEHFCIDHGTGVVIGETSIIGNHVKLYQGVTLGALSVSKEMVGTKRHPTVEDYVVIYSNATILGGETIIGHHSIIGGNVWLTKSVPANSTVYHKPLIEVVENKITQ
- a CDS encoding RDD family protein; protein product: MQTVGTGTRVLNFLIDTILIFIISIIFSQWYNFHVIYWHYTPLAPYSFFFITLVMYYFLFESIFKRTPGKWLTISKVVSKKKEKPNILQILIRSLARLILIDCFFIPFLNGRTLHDYLSGTYIVEA
- a CDS encoding aminotransferase class IV, translated to MCRFIETILFENNEMPLIHWHEQRFVKTQEANFSKIIYPSLEKIILQSNIPQENNIRYKCRVVYDSANVQVEFSPYQKKQINKLIVKVDDEIDYSFKYENREKLNALTKDLKPDEEVLIVKNNLLTDTSFTNIALFDGTNWFTPAKPLLQGVQRNELLSQKIIHEADIDIFQLKNYSKIKLFNALNDWEHVWELNCNDIYFS
- a CDS encoding anthranilate synthase component II — protein: MCAKILIIDHNDSFTYNLVQLLEEANAETIAVRAFDDIFFDEINLFDGIILSPGPALPKDYPSSLELIKKFYQTKSILGVCLGMQMIVECFGGELYNLQNVQHGRQVEVFKENDCALFNHISFPFKVGLYHSWAMNKDKIVDDLLITSRTKDGVPMSLKHSEYNTFGVQFHPESYMTEHGLQLMKNWLNCISHRANGETEK